From one Gemmatimonadota bacterium genomic stretch:
- a CDS encoding zinc-dependent metalloprotease, translated as MMTRSPIFAALVATAIVLPALGLAPATASPQEEGGLPTVESKVEGMVAVDGFMPIYFDETDGKIWLEVSRWGEELLHYTSLPAGMGQNDLGLNRGDLGSRQVVVFKRIGPKVLMEQPNYSYRASSDDPLEIRSVEDGFPTSVLWGFTAAAQTDDRTLVDATDFFMHDWHGLALRLGRGQGSWRGEASRSAIHMPRTKGFPQNTEVEVILTFTSADPGGLVGSVTPTAGALTVRQHHSFVELPPLGEGYEPRQADPRAGFNGVTFMDFAKPIQDDLTVRYIARHRLHKRDPTAVRSEPVEPIVYYLDPGTPEPVRSALLEGGAWWNQAFEAAGFIDAFRMEILPADADPMDVRYNVIQWVHRSTRGWSYGNSVSDPRTGEILKGHVTLGSLRVRQDYLIGEGLTAPYRTGEENPADIEAMALQRIRQLSAHEIGHTIGLSHNYIASAQVGRGVQSVMEYPHPVITLDGGRVSLGSDSYADEIGAWDKVSIRYGYSHFPPGTDEAAELERILLDAADEGITFISDQDGRPAGSAHPQVHLWDNGESVAAELERMMDVRRVALDRFGETAIRTGEPMATMEEALVPLYLHHRYQVEAASKVVAGLYYTYAMRGDGQEPLRPVPANEQEAALSALLRTIHPEELAIPEDVLNSLPPRPFRYGPHRELFARHTGLVFDAVAPAAAAADATLSFLFHPERAARMVQQSALNPSLPGLAEVIARVREGTFELNPSTPYEAEIGRAVERVFVDKLMALADGSRAAQVRAVATLELEETAHWLSQEANGAMPDDGDLAHYLLLSTDISRFLSRPHDAVETLTAPSMPPGSPIGQPAMRWLGWSAEDSDFGRPLTPQLSLYCVWGW; from the coding sequence ATGATGACCCGTTCGCCCATCTTCGCGGCGCTCGTCGCGACAGCCATCGTCTTGCCAGCCCTGGGCTTAGCCCCCGCAACCGCATCGCCGCAGGAAGAAGGAGGCCTTCCCACCGTTGAAAGCAAGGTCGAGGGCATGGTCGCCGTCGACGGCTTCATGCCGATCTACTTCGACGAGACCGACGGGAAGATCTGGCTGGAGGTCTCGCGCTGGGGCGAGGAGCTGCTCCACTACACGTCGCTCCCCGCCGGCATGGGCCAGAACGACCTGGGGCTCAACCGCGGCGATCTCGGGTCCCGGCAGGTGGTCGTCTTCAAGCGGATCGGTCCCAAGGTGCTGATGGAGCAGCCCAACTACTCGTATCGAGCGAGCTCCGACGACCCGCTCGAGATTCGCTCGGTCGAAGACGGTTTTCCGACCTCGGTGCTCTGGGGCTTCACGGCTGCGGCGCAGACCGATGACCGAACTCTCGTGGACGCCACCGACTTCTTCATGCACGATTGGCACGGCCTCGCGCTCCGTCTCGGACGCGGCCAAGGGAGCTGGCGAGGCGAGGCGTCGCGGAGCGCCATCCATATGCCTCGCACCAAGGGTTTTCCGCAGAACACCGAAGTGGAGGTGATTCTGACCTTCACTTCCGCGGATCCGGGCGGACTTGTCGGAAGCGTCACGCCCACGGCCGGAGCCTTGACCGTGCGCCAGCACCATTCCTTCGTCGAACTGCCGCCTCTCGGCGAGGGATACGAGCCACGGCAGGCCGATCCGCGCGCCGGTTTCAACGGCGTCACCTTCATGGATTTCGCGAAGCCGATCCAGGACGACCTTACGGTCCGCTACATCGCCCGCCACCGGCTGCACAAGAGAGATCCGACGGCGGTGCGCTCGGAGCCGGTGGAGCCCATCGTCTACTATCTCGATCCCGGGACTCCCGAGCCGGTCAGGAGCGCCTTGCTTGAAGGTGGGGCATGGTGGAATCAGGCCTTCGAAGCCGCCGGGTTCATCGACGCCTTCCGCATGGAGATACTTCCCGCCGACGCCGATCCCATGGATGTGCGCTACAACGTCATCCAGTGGGTTCATCGATCGACTCGAGGATGGAGCTACGGGAATTCGGTGTCGGATCCGCGTACGGGAGAGATTCTCAAGGGACACGTGACCCTAGGGTCGCTCAGGGTCCGTCAGGACTACCTGATCGGTGAGGGATTGACCGCGCCGTATCGGACCGGTGAAGAGAACCCCGCAGACATCGAGGCCATGGCGCTCCAACGCATCCGCCAGCTCTCGGCGCACGAGATCGGGCACACCATCGGGCTCTCGCACAACTACATCGCGAGCGCTCAGGTGGGGCGGGGCGTGCAATCGGTAATGGAGTACCCCCACCCCGTGATCACCCTCGACGGTGGCAGAGTTTCGCTCGGAAGCGACTCCTATGCCGACGAGATCGGCGCGTGGGACAAGGTCAGTATCAGGTACGGCTACTCCCACTTCCCTCCCGGGACCGACGAAGCCGCCGAACTCGAACGCATCCTGCTCGACGCGGCCGACGAGGGCATCACATTCATTTCGGACCAGGACGGACGCCCGGCGGGATCGGCCCACCCGCAGGTCCACCTCTGGGACAACGGCGAGAGCGTGGCCGCGGAACTCGAACGCATGATGGACGTGCGCAGGGTAGCCCTCGACCGCTTCGGCGAGACCGCCATCCGCACCGGCGAGCCCATGGCGACCATGGAAGAGGCGCTGGTGCCGCTCTACCTCCACCATCGTTACCAGGTGGAGGCCGCGTCCAAGGTCGTGGCCGGTCTCTACTATACCTACGCCATGCGGGGCGACGGACAGGAGCCTCTGCGGCCGGTGCCGGCGAACGAACAGGAGGCCGCTCTCTCCGCGCTGCTCCGAACCATCCATCCCGAAGAGCTCGCCATCCCCGAGGACGTGCTCAACTCTCTGCCGCCTCGTCCTTTCCGATACGGTCCTCACCGGGAACTCTTCGCCCGGCACACCGGTCTCGTCTTCGACGCCGTGGCTCCGGCGGCCGCCGCGGCCGACGCCACCCTCAGCTTCCTCTTCCATCCGGAGCGGGCGGCGCGCATGGTGCAGCAGTCGGCCTTGAATCCCTCGTTGCCCGGATTGGCCGAGGTGATAGCACGGGTTAGGGAGGGAACCTTCGAGCTGAATCCGTCGACGCCCTACGAGGCGGAGATCGGACGGGCCGTGGAGAGGGTGTTCGTGGACAAGCTCATGGCGCTCGCCGACGGTTCACGGGCAGCGCAGGTGCGAGCGGTGGCCACCCTGGAACTGGAAGAGACGGCTCACTGGCTCTCTCAAGAAGCGAACGGCGCCATGCCCGACGATGGCGATCTGGCACACTACCTCCTGCTCTCAACCGACATATCGCGTTTCCTTTCGCGGCCGCACGATGCCGTCGAGACCCTAACCGCACCTTCCATGCCGCCCGGCAGCCCGATCGGCCAGCCGGCGATGAGGTGGCTGGGGTGGTCTGCGGAAGATTCTGACTTCGGCAGGCCGCTGACTCCCCAATTGAGCCTTTACTGCGTCTGGGGCTGGTAG
- a CDS encoding carbohydrate-binding family 9-like protein, with protein MAGRSLLPLALVAWGCGGSEDYRVSSAADDHPVYEAHWTDEPVDVDGSLDDEAWRAAEPTADFIDIRGEGWPVPPSRTRAWMTWDEDALYVAAEIEEPHLWATLAERDQIVWRDDDFEIFLDPDGDGLNYFEIEINALGTVLDLFLARPYDQGGSARIDWDLEGLESAVSLRGTLNDPSDEDEGWTVEMAIPWAGLVPPPDTSAGVGEAVAPGAPQPMDEWRVNFSRVDWPLLIEADGYVKERELVDWNDHPEENWVWAPQGRINMHAPESWGRLRFVDVGPTGADDGSTLEEGGDE; from the coding sequence GTGGCCGGCCGGTCGCTGCTACCGCTCGCGTTGGTAGCGTGGGGGTGCGGCGGCTCGGAGGACTATCGGGTTTCGAGCGCTGCGGACGACCATCCCGTATACGAAGCCCATTGGACCGATGAGCCGGTGGACGTGGACGGTTCGCTCGACGACGAGGCCTGGCGGGCTGCGGAGCCGACTGCGGATTTCATCGACATTCGCGGAGAAGGCTGGCCGGTTCCACCATCCCGAACCCGAGCCTGGATGACCTGGGACGAAGATGCGCTCTACGTGGCGGCGGAGATCGAGGAGCCGCATCTTTGGGCGACCCTCGCCGAGCGCGACCAGATCGTCTGGAGGGACGACGACTTCGAGATCTTCCTTGATCCTGACGGCGACGGTCTGAACTACTTCGAGATCGAAATCAACGCCTTGGGCACCGTGCTCGACCTATTTCTCGCCCGTCCTTACGACCAGGGCGGGAGCGCTCGAATCGATTGGGACCTGGAAGGACTCGAATCCGCCGTGTCGCTGCGCGGGACCCTGAACGATCCGTCGGACGAAGACGAAGGCTGGACCGTGGAGATGGCGATACCCTGGGCAGGGCTCGTTCCACCGCCCGACACGTCGGCAGGCGTTGGCGAAGCGGTCGCTCCTGGGGCTCCGCAGCCGATGGACGAATGGCGCGTCAACTTCTCCAGGGTGGATTGGCCGCTTCTGATCGAAGCCGACGGATACGTCAAGGAGCGGGAGCTCGTGGACTGGAACGATCACCCCGAAGAGAACTGGGTGTGGGCGCCGCAGGGCCGGATCAACATGCACGCCCCGGAGAGCTGGGGGCGGTTGCGCTTCGTGGACGTCGGCCCAACCGGCGCGGACGACGGTTCCACCCTCGAGGAAGGAGGGGACGAATGA
- a CDS encoding DoxX family protein — protein sequence MMAMLHNSELGRLTHNLMRAVFGFLFWQHGAQKLLGWFGREGVTVFDSGREGLDNVLFIAAGFIEFIGGAMILIGLKTRPVATLTAAMMLVAYLKFHLFQNGEGFMWDPMSNGGERALLFLFAFAFLATHGSGTMSVDHTLSAKRSSDVVG from the coding sequence ATGATGGCCATGCTCCACAACTCCGAACTCGGCAGGCTGACCCACAATCTGATGAGGGCCGTCTTCGGCTTCCTTTTCTGGCAACACGGAGCGCAAAAGCTCCTAGGATGGTTCGGACGCGAGGGCGTCACCGTCTTCGATTCCGGCCGCGAGGGCCTCGACAACGTCCTGTTCATCGCCGCCGGATTCATCGAGTTCATCGGCGGAGCCATGATTCTCATCGGGCTCAAGACCAGACCGGTCGCCACCCTCACGGCAGCCATGATGCTCGTGGCCTACCTCAAATTCCACCTCTTCCAGAACGGTGAGGGTTTCATGTGGGATCCGATGAGCAACGGCGGCGAGCGAGCGCTCCTTTTCCTCTTCGCCTTCGCCTTCCTCGCCACCCACGGTTCGGGCACGATGAGCGTGGATCACACCTTGTCGGCGAAGCGGAGTAGCGACGTCGTCGGGTAG